One Owenweeksia hongkongensis DSM 17368 genomic region harbors:
- a CDS encoding Lrp/AsnC family transcriptional regulator has product MKIDQLDLQILDLLQQDGKMTHKEIGGKLALSTTAVYERVKRLERNNFIRGYVALINQPQLGLTLTAFCYVSLSSHNKKYLLAFQEEVIKLKEVSECFHIAGEYDYILKITVNDMAAYRDFIVNKLTILEHISNTQTIFVMEEIKNETAIPLYQRK; this is encoded by the coding sequence ATGAAAATTGATCAACTGGATTTACAGATTTTAGATCTTCTACAGCAGGATGGCAAAATGACTCACAAAGAAATTGGCGGGAAGCTCGCATTATCCACCACCGCTGTATATGAAAGGGTAAAAAGACTGGAGCGAAACAATTTCATCCGTGGGTATGTGGCGCTTATAAACCAACCACAGCTAGGCCTTACATTAACTGCATTTTGCTACGTAAGCCTAAGTAGTCACAACAAAAAGTATTTATTGGCTTTTCAGGAAGAAGTGATAAAATTAAAGGAAGTCTCGGAGTGTTTTCACATAGCCGGAGAGTACGACTACATTTTGAAAATAACTGTAAATGATATGGCGGCTTACCGCGATTTTATTGTGAACAAGCTCACCATATTGGAGCATATCAGCAATACACAAACCATTTTTGTAATGGAAGAAATCAAAAACGAAACGGCTATTCCACTTTACCAGAGAAAATAA